In a genomic window of Zingiber officinale cultivar Zhangliang chromosome 9B, Zo_v1.1, whole genome shotgun sequence:
- the LOC122022949 gene encoding MADS-box transcription factor 23-like has protein sequence MGRQKIEIKRIESEEARQVCFSKRRAGLFKKANELSVLCGAYLAVIVFSPAGKPFSFGHPSVDSVLDRFLPSSAHPTPPPPLSFHDPRVMTVAAASLVPELDRQYVELAERLEEERRRTEALEAELLAQRGDFARLMQSSLEELGVAELERLQAALDRLRWDAGRRVDQLLTEAQIRRLMLARDVGSVGGGAYLGGGFIAAAAPTPQGGNNIDMQAIPTPGQAPTGFGYGYGSSTDIVMDSVMAVF, from the exons ATGGGCCGACAAAAGATCGAGATTAAACGGATCGAGAGCGAGGAGGCACGTCAAGTGTGCTTCTCCAAGCGCCGCGCCGGACTCTTCAAGAAGGCCAACGAGCTCTCCGTCCTCTGCGGGGCTTACCTCGCCGTCATCGTCTTCTCCCCCGCCGGCAAACCCTTCTCCTTTGGCCACCCCTCGGTCGACTCTGTTCTTGACCGCTTCCTACCCTCGTCGGCCCACcctactcctcctcctcctctctccttCCACGACCCCCGTGTGATGACCGTCGCTGCCGCCTCGCTGGTCCCCGAGCTCGACCGGCAGTACGTGGAGCTGGCTGAGCGACTGGAGGAAGAGCGGCGGAGGACAGAGGCGCTGGAGGCCGAGCTTCTAGCGCAAAGGGGTGACTTTGCCAGGCTCATGCAGTCCAGCTTGGAGGAGTTAGGCGTGGCGGAGTTGGAGAGACTGCAGGCCGCGCTAGATAGGCTGCGTTGGGACGCAGGGAGGAGGGTGGACCAGCTACTGACTGAGGCGCAGATAAGGAGACTAATGTTGGCTAGAGATGTTGGCAGTGTCGGCGGTGGAGCATATCTTGGAGGAGGATTCATTGCTGCAGCGGCGCCGACGCCGCAGGGTGGCAATAATATTGATATGCAAGCGATTCCTACACCGGGTCAGGCTCCGACTGGTTTTGGTTATGGCTACGGATCTTCAA cggacatcgttatGGATTCCGTCATGGCGgtgttttga